One Flagellimonas sp. CMM7 genomic region harbors:
- a CDS encoding heavy-metal-associated domain-containing protein, whose protein sequence is MRKSILVFFLILGASLSHAQDKNKTVTFEVKGNCGMCKSRIEKTAIKIAGVKFALWNVDTKEFKAIIDERKCSIDMVKKKIAGIGHDIKGYIAPLDVYNNLPACCQYRNPESIHMNHEKH, encoded by the coding sequence ATGAGAAAATCAATCTTAGTCTTTTTTCTAATACTGGGAGCTAGCTTAAGTCATGCTCAGGATAAAAATAAAACTGTCACTTTTGAGGTGAAGGGCAACTGTGGTATGTGCAAAAGCCGTATTGAAAAAACTGCAATAAAAATTGCAGGTGTAAAATTTGCTTTATGGAATGTGGATACAAAAGAATTTAAGGCTATTATCGATGAGCGTAAATGCTCTATAGATATGGTTAAGAAAAAAATAGCAGGGATTGGTCATGATATTAAAGGGTATATAGCTCCATTGGACGTATACAATAATTTACCAGCGTGTTGTCAATATCGAAATCCTGAAAGTATCCATATGAATCATGAAAAACATTAA
- a CDS encoding tyrosinase family protein yields MNKNYLLTFFVSICLTISCYAQSIRKGFDEMTDYEISELVDALYLLREGPDLMNDLATFHGDFFNFDNTADPTRLDLHFNLPDEPEREIFLAWHRRMIFELEQAMQDINPEISLAFWDSSVYQSPLDALWDEDFLGSFDTAWALNRNLGADNRLPTPTDVTNLMTINDFFVFSNILERQDVHRGGHVWTGGAMPTPLSPRDPVFYFHHSFVDKVWHEWETIHQNSTFMTTSMLRYDGTYTFDGETYSLVDPNDITDTRVYGVFYAENGLAQLDNYIVSNTYNPEEVFYYQFNIEAGNNFLIPAGTVSRFESVNEINLTPGFEAVPGSSFQAVIDTDNAISSKQSLAVKTVRKSNPYPYSDKLFEPIVWEETDDLLNDKPVIIAAHPNPFTEKITINLNKRTDCAIEVFNMMGMKIREEAFQNTDTLVIKNLYGLSSGFYVIRVIDGDGEILVVKRVIKL; encoded by the coding sequence ATGAACAAGAATTACTTATTGACATTTTTTGTTTCTATTTGTCTTACCATTAGTTGTTACGCTCAAAGTATTAGGAAAGGCTTTGATGAAATGACAGATTATGAGATATCTGAATTGGTTGATGCACTTTACCTTTTAAGGGAAGGACCGGATTTAATGAATGACTTAGCAACTTTTCATGGGGATTTTTTCAATTTTGACAATACTGCTGACCCAACACGCTTAGATTTACATTTTAACCTTCCTGATGAGCCTGAAAGGGAAATTTTTCTTGCTTGGCATAGAAGAATGATTTTTGAGTTGGAACAAGCGATGCAAGATATTAACCCAGAAATCAGTCTTGCGTTTTGGGATTCTTCAGTGTATCAATCGCCATTAGATGCGCTCTGGGATGAGGATTTTTTGGGAAGCTTTGATACTGCATGGGCCCTAAATAGGAATTTAGGCGCAGATAATAGGCTACCAACACCAACAGATGTAACTAATTTAATGACTATTAATGATTTCTTTGTTTTTTCAAATATCTTGGAGAGGCAAGACGTACATAGAGGGGGGCATGTTTGGACTGGTGGAGCAATGCCTACACCTTTATCACCAAGAGATCCAGTCTTTTATTTTCATCATTCCTTTGTGGATAAAGTCTGGCATGAATGGGAAACAATACACCAGAATTCTACTTTTATGACAACATCTATGTTGAGATATGATGGCACTTATACTTTTGATGGGGAAACTTATTCTCTTGTGGACCCTAATGATATTACCGACACAAGAGTTTATGGTGTGTTTTATGCTGAAAATGGTTTAGCGCAATTAGATAATTATATAGTTAGCAATACTTATAACCCAGAAGAAGTTTTCTATTATCAATTTAATATTGAGGCAGGCAACAATTTTCTGATTCCAGCTGGAACCGTCAGTAGATTTGAATCTGTGAACGAGATAAACCTTACTCCGGGTTTTGAAGCTGTTCCAGGTTCTTCTTTTCAAGCTGTTATAGATACGGATAATGCTATTTCAAGTAAGCAATCATTGGCAGTGAAAACTGTTAGGAAAAGCAACCCTTACCCTTATTCTGATAAACTTTTTGAGCCTATTGTATGGGAGGAAACAGATGATTTATTGAACGATAAACCGGTAATTATAGCTGCACACCCTAACCCATTCACTGAAAAGATTACAATCAATCTGAACAAACGTACGGATTGTGCAATCGAGGTTTTTAACATGATGGGAATGAAAATACGGGAAGAAGCATTCCAAAACACAGATACTTTGGTCATTAAAAACCTTTATGGACTATCTTCTGGATTTTACGTAATTCGGGTAATTGATGGAGATGGAGAAATCCTTGTAGTCAAGAGAGTGATAAAACTATAA
- a CDS encoding fibronectin type III domain-containing protein, translating into MSWSNPGDNVGVTDYEVFQDGGSLGLTGGATTFNVTGLTASTGYAFTVFARDAAGNVSMVSNTENVNTQAGGDTEAPNAVSDLSSSNTSTTSTDLSWSNPGDNVGVTDYEVFQDGGSLGLTGGATTFNVTGLTASTGYAFTVFARDAAGNVSMVSNTENVNTQAGGDTEAPNAVSDLSSSNTSTTSTDLSWSNPGDNVGVTDYEVFQDGGSLGLTGGATTFNVTGLTASTGYAFTVFARDAAGNVSMVSNTENVNTQAGGGVVDYTSANSNMNTVDWTARDLFADRNVGIGTTNTQGYRLAVAGNVIAEGVKVELQGNWPDFVFLKEYNLMGLEEVRQFIDKNGHLPNIPSTKNVEANGIDLGVMNAKLLQKIEELTLYILLQQSEIEFLKKDTKALRSYEERLQKIETQLNPKK; encoded by the coding sequence TTGAGCTGGAGCAACCCAGGCGACAATGTTGGGGTCACGGACTATGAGGTTTTTCAGGACGGGGGCAGTCTTGGTCTTACCGGAGGGGCGACGACCTTCAACGTTACTGGTCTGACGGCTTCCACTGGATATGCCTTCACGGTATTCGCCAGGGATGCCGCGGGCAATGTTTCTATGGTGAGCAACACGGAAAACGTTAACACGCAGGCCGGGGGGGACACGGAAGCTCCCAATGCGGTATCCGATCTTTCGAGCAGCAATACGAGCACTACGAGCACTGATTTGAGCTGGAGCAACCCAGGCGACAATGTTGGGGTCACGGACTATGAGGTTTTTCAGGACGGGGGCAGTCTTGGTCTTACCGGAGGGGCGACGACCTTCAACGTTACTGGTCTGACGGCTTCCACTGGATATGCCTTCACGGTATTCGCCAGGGATGCCGCGGGCAATGTTTCTATGGTGAGCAACACGGAAAACGTTAACACGCAGGCCGGGGGGGACACGGAAGCTCCCAATGCGGTATCCGATCTTTCGAGCAGCAATACGAGCACTACGAGCACTGATTTGAGCTGGAGCAACCCAGGCGACAATGTTGGGGTCACGGACTATGAGGTTTTTCAGGACGGGGGCAGTCTTGGTCTTACCGGAGGGGCGACGACCTTCAACGTTACTGGTCTGACGGCTTCCACTGGATATGCCTTCACGGTATTCGCCAGGGATGCCGCGGGCAATGTTTCTATGGTGAGCAACACGGAAAACGTTAACACGCAGGCTGGGGGTGGAGTTGTTGACTACACATCAGCTAATTCAAACATGAATACAGTGGATTGGACCGCAAGGGATTTGTTTGCCGATAGAAACGTAGGAATTGGAACGACTAACACACAAGGATATAGATTAGCTGTTGCGGGAAATGTTATTGCTGAAGGGGTTAAAGTTGAACTTCAAGGCAATTGGCCTGATTTTGTTTTTCTAAAAGAATATAATTTAATGGGGCTTGAGGAAGTAAGACAATTTATTGACAAGAACGGCCACTTACCCAATATACCAAGCACAAAAAATGTTGAAGCTAATGGAATTGATTTGGGTGTAATGAATGCGAAACTATTACAGAAAATTGAAGAATTAACTTTGTACATTCTATTACAACAATCTGAAATTGAATTTTTAAAAAAGGACACGAAAGCACTTAGAAGCTACGAAGAAAGACTTCAAAAAATTGAAACACAACTTAACCCAAAAAAGTAG
- a CDS encoding fibronectin type III domain-containing protein — protein sequence MVKKLLLVFFVFGTFMMKAQNLYVDSNAASPINESNTTTGWTGQISLISDNTDAQSGLFSLRSESPGDGSTWVEYSFNAVNGQDYTISIWAREGNQSNEPAFANWQGLNGFNTTLISGNGWTEYVFNVTATSNNPAIRVYVSPYRSRFEVGNSVLLDNISIILAGGDTEAPNAVSDLSSSNTSTTSTDLSWSNPGDNVGVTDYEVFQDGGSLGLTGGATTFNVTGLTASTGYAFTVFARDAAGNVSMVSNTENVNTQAGGTRKLPMRYPIFRAAIRALRALI from the coding sequence ATGGTAAAAAAATTACTTTTAGTTTTCTTTGTTTTTGGAACTTTCATGATGAAAGCTCAAAATTTATATGTGGATTCTAATGCAGCTTCACCCATAAACGAATCCAATACGACAACTGGTTGGACGGGACAGATTTCGTTGATTTCCGATAACACTGATGCTCAATCTGGATTATTTTCTTTAAGATCGGAATCTCCAGGTGATGGAAGTACTTGGGTTGAGTATTCTTTTAATGCTGTTAATGGCCAAGATTATACTATTTCAATTTGGGCTAGGGAGGGAAATCAATCTAACGAACCGGCATTTGCTAATTGGCAAGGTCTAAATGGATTTAATACTACTCTTATTTCAGGAAATGGTTGGACTGAATATGTGTTTAATGTTACAGCCACTTCTAACAATCCTGCAATAAGGGTATATGTGAGCCCATATCGATCAAGATTTGAGGTTGGTAACTCTGTATTACTTGATAATATTTCAATAATCCTAGCTGGGGGGGACACGGAAGCTCCCAATGCGGTATCCGATCTTTCGAGCAGCAATACGAGCACTACGAGCACTGATTTGAGCTGGAGCAACCCAGGCGACAATGTTGGGGTCACGGACTATGAGGTTTTTCAGGACGGGGGCAGTCTTGGTCTTACCGGAGGGGCGACGACCTTCAACGTTACTGGTCTGACGGCTTCCACTGGATATGCCTTCACGGTATTCGCCAGGGATGCCGCGGGCAATGTTTCTATGGTGAGCAACACGGAAAACGTTAACACGCAGGCCGGGGGGACACGGAAGCTCCCAATGCGGTATCCGATCTTTCGAGCAGCAATACGAGCACTACGAGCACTGATTTGA